A genomic segment from Triticum dicoccoides isolate Atlit2015 ecotype Zavitan chromosome 1A, WEW_v2.0, whole genome shotgun sequence encodes:
- the LOC119268174 gene encoding cysteine--tRNA ligase CPS1, chloroplastic/mitochondrial-like, whose amino-acid sequence MAGSEEQHQRELMLFDTRTKKAEMFRPLVEGKVSMYVCGVTPYDFSHVGHARAYVAFDVLYRYLKYLGYEVEYVRNFTDIDDKIIRRANEAGETATSLSSRFIDEFLRDMVELQCLPPTREPRVTEHIKQIIDLITKLEEKGKAYTIEGDGVYFSVDNFPEYLSLSGRSLDHNLPGSRVAVDTRKRTPADFALWKFAKEGEPFWESPWGRGRPGWHIECSAMSGHYLGHAFDIHGGGKDLIFPHHENELAQSRAANPESEVKCWMHNGFVNNNGQKMAKADKNFFTIRDVIALYHPMALRLFLMRTHYRSDVNHSDVGLEFASGRVYYIYQTLQDSQEVISLYHDDELDVPVPAGDRKVVDDNHESFLRHMSNDLHTTGALDELMKPVRAMNNNLSDLKKLQQKLEQQQKKEPEKKKQQQQKKKQPEEKQEEHYVQALVALHGEVTNKLSILGLMPSSPLAEVVKQLKERALKRAGMSEEELQQVIEQRSAARKRKEFAESDRIRAELSARGIALMDEPAGTLWKPSEPELAEEA is encoded by the exons ATGGCGGGGTCGGAGGAGCAGCATCAGAGGGAGCTGATGCTGTTCGACAcgaggacaaagaaggcggagatgTTCCGGCCGCTGGTGGAGGGCAAGGTGAGCATGTACGTCTGCGGTGTGACGCCCTACGACTTCAGCCACGTCGGCCACGCCCGTGCTTACGTCGCCTTTGACGTCCTCTACAG GTACCTAAAGTACTTGGGGTACGAGGTTGAGTATGTGCGCAACTTCACTGATATCGATGACAAG ATTATTAGACGAGCAAATGAAGCTGGTGAAACGGCAACTAGTTTGAGTAGTCGGTTCATCGATGAGTTCCTGCGTGACATGGTTGAACTTCAGTGCTTGCCTCCTACTCGCGAGCCACGTGTGACGGAGCACATTAAGCAGATAATAGATTTGATAACCAAG CTAGAGGAAAAAGGGAAAGCCTATACTATTGAAGGAGACGGCGTATACTTCTCAGTTGATAATTTCCCTGAATATCTTAGTCTGTCTGGAAGGAGCTTAGACCATAATCTTCCGGGTTCACGAGTCGCTGTCGATACAAGAAAGCGCACTCCTGCTGACTTTGCATTATGGAAG TTTGCGAAGGAGGGTGAGCCATTCTGGGAAAGCCCTTGGGGCCGTGGAAGACCAGGATGGCATATTGAGTGCAGTGCAATGAGCGGGCATTATTTAGGCCATGCGTTTGATATTCATGGCGGAGGAAAAGATTTGATCTTTCCACATCATGAGAACGAGCTCGCACAAAGCAGAGCAGCGAATCCTGAGAGCGAGGTCAAATGCTGGATGCATAATGGCTTTGTCAACAACAATGGCCAGAAGATGGCAAAAGCAGACAAAAACTTCTTCACTATCAGAGAT GTTATCGCTCTGTACCATCCAATGGCTCTCAGGCTATTCCTGATGCGAACACACTACAGGTCCGATGTTAACCACTCTGATGTAGGCCTTGAGTTTGCATCTGGCCGTGTGTACTACATCTATCAG ACTCTACAAGACTCTCAAGAGGTTATATCCTTGTACCATGATGATGAGTTGGACGTCCCAGTACCAGCAGGCGATCGCAAGGTGGTTGACGACAACCACGAGAGTTTCCTGAGACACATGTCGAACGATCTTCATACCACAGGCGCCCTTGACGAGCTTATGAAGCCAGTGAGAGCAATGAACAACAACTTGAGTGATCTGAAG AAATTGCAGCAGAAACTGGAGCAGCAGCAGAAGAAAGAGCcagagaagaagaagcagcagcagcagaaaaAGAAACAGCCCGAGGAGAAACAAGAGGAACATTATGTACAAGCTCTGGTTGCCTTGCACGGCGAAGTCACGAATAAACTGTCTATTCTTGGCTTGATGCCGTCATCGCCCTTGGCTGAG GTGGTGAAGCAACTGAAGGAGAGGGCGCTGAAGCGAGCAGGGATGAGTGAAGAGGAGCTGCAGCAGGTGATTGAGCAGAGAAGCGCTGCGAGGAAGAGGAAGGAGTTTGCGGAGTCGGACCGGATCAGGGCGGAGCTCTCTGCCCGCGGCATCGCCTTGATGGATGAGCCTGCCGGGACGCTGTGGAAACCATCTGAACCAGAACTAGCTGAAGAAGCGTAG
- the LOC119280593 gene encoding zinc finger MYM-type protein 1-like: MDKFLLKRKASSQDVPEEINWEEEIQYDPGKRKLIEHYHPNLKDLVRRKYLLNGPCQPREIDFESSDFGGKQRKFNPEWFDEFESWLEYSEEKKRAYCFPCFLFRDRSQKKEAGYEAFVVNGWKSWNMKSRLKEHVGEVQGETLKVAYFARLNAAIDTARLLLKQGLPFRGHDESKNSHNRGNFLEVRDFLAEHDPVVRKAVGKDAAKNSLMSAPEVQKDIGEGFAHVIVQSILKEVRNNVFCLLVDESRDVSGKEQMAVALRYVDSSGDSKESFVGLVHVKETTSSYLKSSIDSLFAKYKLSYNQVRGQGYDGASNMRGQFNGLKSLIMRESSTAYYVHCFAHQLQLVVVAVVRKHKGVSNFFSMISTLLNVVGGSSKRRDMIRDINLEEMRKALGCGQLTTGTGLNQEQCLQRPGDTRWGSHAKTLKSLLHMFRSVVKVLEFVEEEDTDRTNRDQANGLLVYFQSFDFVFYLHLMLTILTTTNTLSLALQRKDQDIVNAMKCVKSTRIVLNELRENEWESMLGEVHVFCETHDIVELDMEEAYVNPKKRRQVTGITNKHHYQVDCFNDVFDWLVQELDNRFSETSTNLLVWSAALSPRDSFRDFNLENLMSLAKLYPQDFDSGELRDLDKDLRLYIADVRTDDSFFNIATITELSKKMVQTGRHIVYPLFYRLLKLVIVLPIATATVERCFSAMKLVKTCLRSRLNDDSLSDDLICYVEKEEMKKVTNAQVVEYFMARRNRTY; encoded by the exons ATGGACAAGTTTCTTCTCAAAAGAAAAGCATCATCACAGGATGTTCCGGAAGAAATAAATTGGGAAGAGGAGATTCAATATGATCCGGGCAAGAGAAAATTGATTGAGCATTATCATCCTAATTTAAAAGATCTGGTAAGAAGGAAGTATTTGTTGAATGGACCTTGTCAGCCAAGAGAGATTGATTTTGAATCCTCAGATTTTGGGGGTAAACAGAGAAAGTTCAATCCCGAATGGTTTGATGAATTTGAGAGCTGGCTTGAATACAGCGAAGAGAAGAAAAGGGCATATTGTTTTCCTTGCTTCTTATTTAGGGATCGTAGTCAGAAGAAAGAAGCTGGATATGAGGCATTCGTTGTGAATGGTTGGAAGAGCTGGAACATGAAATCAAGGTTAAAAGAACATGTTGGTGAG GTTCAAGGTGAAACTTTGAAGGTTGCATATTTTGCTCGATTGAATGCCGCTATTGACACAGCTAGACTATTGCTGAAGCAAGGGTTGCCTTTCCGGGGACATGATGAGTCAAAGAACTCGCATAATAGAGGAAACTTCTTGGAAGTTCGTGATTTCTTAGCTGAGCATGATCCAGTTGTACGCAAGGCTGTGGGAAAAGATGCTGCAAAGAATTCTCTTATGTCGGCTCCTGAAGTCCAGAAAGATATTGGTGAAGGTTTTGCGCATGTGATAGTGCAATCTATTCTGAAAGAAGTTCGCAATAATGTGTTTTGTTTGCTTGTTGACGAGTCTAGAGATGTCTCTGGCAAAGAACAAATGGCCGTGGCCTTGAGGTATGTTGATAGTTCCGGGGATTCTAAAGAAAGTTTTGTTGGTCTTGTCCATGTGAAAGAAACAACGTCTTCATACCTCAAGAGTTCAATTGATTCTCTTTTTGCAAAATATAAACTGAGTTACAATCAAGTTAGAGGACAGGGGTATGATGGTGCTAGCAATATGCGAGGTCAGTTTAATGGCCTCAAATCATTGATCATGAGAGAAAGTAGCACAGCTTATTATGTTCATTGCTTTGCTCACCAACTTCAGTTAGTTGTTGTGGCTGTCgtaagaaagcataaaggagttagTAATTTCTTCAGCATGATTTCTACCTTGCTAAATGTTGTGGGTGGATCTTCCAAGCGAAGGGACATGAttagagatattaatcttgaagaaATGAGAAAGGCTTTAGGGTGTGGACAGCTTACAACAGGAACAGGATTAAATCAAGAGCAATGCCTTCAAAGGCCCGGAGACACTCGATGGGGTTCCCATGCTAAAACACTTAAGAGTTTGCTTCACATGTTCAGGTCAGTTGTTAAAGTTCTAGAATTTGTGGAAGAAGAAGACACTGATAGAACAAATAGAGACCAAGCAAATGGTCTTCTAGTGTATTTTCAATCTTTTGACTTCGTATTCTATTTGCATCTTATGTTGACAATCCTCACGACTACAAACACATTGTCATTAGCATTGCAACGGAAGGATCAAGACATAGTAAATGCCATGAAATGTGTGAAGTCAACTAGAATTGTTCTGAATGAACTTAGAGAAAATGAATGGGAATCTATGCTAGGTGAAGTTCATGTGTTTTGTGAGACACATGATATTGTAGAGTTGGACATGGAAGAAGCATATGTTAATCCAAAAAAGAGAAGGCAGGTAACTGGAATTACCAACAAACATCACTATCAAGTTGATTGTTTCAATGATGTTTTTGATTGGCTAGTTCAAGAGCTTGACAATCGGTTCAGTGAGACATCCACTAATTTGCTTGTTTGGTCAGCGGCTTTGAGTCCAAGAGACTCATTTCGTGATTTCAATTTGGAGAATCTTATGAGTTTGGCTAAACTATACCCTCAAGATTTTGATTCTGGGGAATTGAGGGATCTGGATAAGGATCTACGCCTCTATATTGCTGATGTACGCACAGATGATAGTTTTTTCAACATAGCAACAATCACTGAGCTTTCGAAAAAAATGGTGCAGACAGGGAGGCACATTGTGTATCCTTTGTTTTATCGGTTGTTGAAACTAGTAATTGTCTTGCCTATTGCCACTGCTACAGTTGAGAGATGCTTTTCAGCTATGAAACTGGTCAAAACCTGCTTGCGCAGTCGCCTCAATGATGATAGTTTGAGTGATGATCTTATTTGTTATGTGGAGAAAGAAGAAATGAAAAAGGTCACCAATGCTCAAGTGGTTGAGTATTTCATGGCTCGGAGGAACAGAACGTACTAA
- the LOC119280702 gene encoding GDSL esterase/lipase LTL1-like, translated as MTMAGGSSAVAIMALGVVLLAAPSECARAFFVFGDSLVDNGNNNYLMTTARADSPPYGIDYPTHQATGRFSNGLNIPDIISEQLGAEPTLPYLSPELHGAKLLVGANFASAGVGILNDTGIQFVNIVRVSRQLQYFGEYQGKLRALVGASQATQIVNRALVLITLGGNDFVNNYYLIPFSLRSRQFSLPDYVRYLISEYKKILTRLYDMGARRVLVTGTGPLGCAPAELALRSRDGECDRDLMRAAELFNPQLSQALEELNARYGDGTFIAANSFRVHFDFISDPAAYGFRTAKEACCGQGPHNGIGLCTAVSHLCANRDQYVFWDSYHPTERANRIIVSQFMTGSLDYVSPLNLSTALHIDASLMD; from the exons ATGACGATGGCCGGCGGTTCTTCGGCCGTGGCGATCATGGCGCTGGGCGTGGTCCTCCTGGCGGCGCCGTCGGAGTGCGCGCGCGCCTTCTTCGTGTTCGGCGACTCCCTGGTGGACAACGGCAACAACAACTACCTGATGACGACGGCGCGCGCCGACTCGCCGCCGTACGGGATCGACTACCCCACGCACCAGGCCACCGGGCGCTTCTCCAACGGCCTCAACATCCCGGACATCATCA GTGAGCAGCTCGGCGCGGAGCCGACGCTGCCGTACCTGTCCCCGGAGCTCCACGGCGCGAAGCTgctcgtgggcgccaacttcgcgtCGGCGGGCGTCGGCATCCTCAACGACACCGGCATCCAATTC GTGAACATCGTGAGGGTGAGCAGGCAGCTGCAGTACTTCGGCGAGTACCAGGGGAAGCTGCGCGCGCTGGTGGGCGCGTCCCAGGCGACGCAGATCGTGAACCGGGCGCTGGTGCTCATCACCCTCGGCGGCAACGACTTCGTCAACAACTACTACCTCATCCCCTTCTCCCTCCGCTCCCGCCAGTTCTCCCTCCCCGACTACGTCCGCTACCTCATCTCCGAGTACAAGAAGATCCTCACG AGGCTGTACGACATGGGCGCGCGGCGCGTGCTGGTGACGGGGACGGGCCCGCTGGGCTGCGCGCCGGCGGAGCTCGCGCTCCGGAGCCGCGACGGGGAGTGCGACAGGGACCTGATGCGCGCGGCGGAGCTGTTCAACCCGCAGCTGTCCCAGGCCCTGGAGGAGCTCAACGCGCGCTACGGCGACGGGACCTTCATCGCCGCCAACTCCTTCCGCGTCCACTTCGACTTCATCAGCGACCCGGCGGCGTACGGCTTCCGGACGGCCAAGGAGGCGTGCTGCGGGCAGGGGCCGCACAACGGCATCGGCCTCTGCACGGCGGTGTCCCACCTGTGCGCGAACAGGGACCAGTACGTGTTCTGGGACTCGTACCACCCCACGGAGCGCGCCAACCGGATCATCGTCAGCCAGTTCATGACCGGCTCGCTCGACTACGTCAGCCCGCTCAACCTCAGCACCGCCCTCCACATCGACGCCAGCCTCATGGACTGA